A section of the Oryzias melastigma strain HK-1 linkage group LG14, ASM292280v2, whole genome shotgun sequence genome encodes:
- the LOC112138657 gene encoding heat shock protein beta-11, translating to MWYVSDDPHKDTCVCGGVWVCVCMQLPHAVPSQLCSISAAGCSHTLDKADELTHSHRNAAGTFRWGRSLGVHKQQGRDFRLRDELQTEAAHRSRPTQTRMLCPSVFQPPHLAMRPFLDRHWPIRSLWPETRPLVYQMEQEMMRHMQEMRQSMEYMEKLHQKIFDEIDHTPTGVFKPIPFQELGGDSSSFALSLDTTDFSPEELSVKQVGRKLRVSGKTEKKQEDGKGSFSYRCQEFRQEFDLPDGVDPETVTCSLVGGRLQIQAPRERAVKDGKERTVPIDFTSGPAATSSEGAEGSNPPENNPAEKK from the coding sequence ATGTGGTATGTGAGTGATGATCCTCACAAAgacacgtgtgtgtgtgggggcgtgtgggtgtgtgtgtgtatgcagCTGCCACATGCAGTCCCGTCTCAGCTTTGTTCTATTTCTGCAGCAGGCTGCAGTCACACTCTTGATAAAGCAGATGAACTCACACACTCTCACAGGAATGCTGCTGGAACTTTCCGGTGGGGGCGGAGTCTCGGGGTACATAAGCAGCAGGGGCGAGACTTCAGACTCAGAGACGAGCTCCAGACTGAAGCAGCTCATCGAAGCAGACCCACCCAGACCAGGATGTTGTGTCCCAGCGTCTTCCAGCCGCCCCACCTGGCCATGAGGCCCTTCCTGGACCGGCACTGGCCCATCCGCAGCCTGTGGCCGGAGACTCGACCCCTCGTCTACCAGATGGAGCAGGAGATGATGCGCCACATGCAGGAGATGAGGCAGAGCATGGAgtacatggagaagctgcaccAGAAGATCTTCGATGAGATCGACCACACCCCCACAGGAGTCTTCAAGCCCATTCCTTTCCAGGAGCTGGGGGGGGACAGCAGCAGCTTTGCCCTCAGCCTGGACACCACAGACTTCTCCCCGGAGGAGCTGTCAGTCAAGCAGGTGGGCAGGAAGCTGAGGGTCAGCGGCAAAACGGAGAAGAAGCAGGAGGACGGGAAGGGCTCGTTCTCCTACAGGTGTCAGGAGTTCAGGCAGGAGTTCGACCTGCCGGACGGCGTCGATCCCGAAACCGTCACCTGCTCGTTGGTGGGGGGTCGGCTGCAGATCCAGGCCCCCCGGGAGAGAGCCGTAAAAGACGGGAAGGAGAGGACCGTCCCCATCGACTTCACCTCCGGCCCGGCCGCCACCTCCAGTGAGGGGGCTGAAGGCAGCAACCCTCCAGAGAACAACCCAGCTGAGAAAAAGTGA